From one Montipora capricornis isolate CH-2021 chromosome 10, ASM3666992v2, whole genome shotgun sequence genomic stretch:
- the LOC138018596 gene encoding ribosome biogenesis protein bop1-like encodes MPKRSSDQAVQSDKSPIEAEVNLFYHENTQDSESDADSTDSEESEYSGLESEPEASSDEESDQELENDEKGLESSDDSEGEEVENFEKERGKEHEEKNNNDKVKASENVTDGFDEDNTSDEEDARNTVGNIPIEWYNDYPHIGYNLDGKRILKPATADELDQFLSKMDDPNYWRTVRDKATMREVILSNEELDIINRLQNCQFPSTGYDPYEPYVDFFTGEKMIHPVGNVPEPKSRHIPSKWEHKKIMKIVRAIRNGWIKPKKDVKSDKPRYYLIWDKEDVQLTLRQKMHIPAPKMKLPGHEESYNPPPEYLPTEDEIAAWEAMDPEDRTQKFLPKKYSSLRLVPAYNKFIQERFERCLDLYLCPRQRKMRARINPEDLIPKLPRPRDLQPFPSTESIVYKGHTGAVRCISVDPSGQWMASGGDDKVLKLWEVCTGRCLKTLECGGAVHSMAWNPNSSLTLLAVAVEDRAVIFNHLLGDKLLCAATDELIESYSSEDSSQAEPKDSGVEWTQVSEERHKEGERLAIKHSKPISQITWHGKGDYFATVVPQGCNKSVFVHQMTKRRSQCPFKKAKGLIQRVLFHPTRPFLFVATQRFIRVYNLTKQELTKKLVSNVKWISSMAVHPKGDNLIVGSYDRRLCWFDMDLSTTPYKTLRSHKKALRQVSFHRHYPLFASASDDGTVIVCHGRIFNDLLQNPLIVPVKILKGHEVQGELGVLDCQFHPSQPWIFTAGADHFIRLYT; translated from the exons GCAGAAGTAAATCTATTCTACCATGAAAATACCCAAGACAGCGAAAGTGATGCAGATTCAACAGACAGTGAGGAGAGCGAATATTCTGGATTAGAGAGTGAACCAGAAGCATCTAGCGACGAAGAAAGTGATCAGGAATTG GAAAATGATGAAAAGGGACTTGAGTCCTCAGATGACAGTGAAGGAGAAGAAGTGGAAAATTTTGAGAAAGAGAGGGGAAAGGAACATGAGGAGAAAAACAACAATGATAAAGTGAAAGCTTCTGAAAATGTGACAGATGGTTTTGATGAGGACAACACATCTGATGAGGAG GATGCTCGAAACACAGTTGGAAACATCCCTATAGAGTGGTATAATGATTATCCTCACATAGGATACAACTTGGATGGAAAAAGAATACTTAAGCCTGCTACTGCAGATGAG CTGGATCAGTTCTTATCCAAAATGGATGATCCTAACTACTG GAGAACAGTCAGAGACAAAGCAACAATGAGAGAAGTCATTCTGTCCAATGAGGAGCTGGATATAATTAACAGGCTTCAAAATTGTCAGTTCCCAAGTACTGGCTATGATCCTTACGAG CCATATGTGGATTTCTTCACCGGTGAAAAGATGATTCACCCAGTAGGCAATGTTCCTGAACCCAAGTCTCGTCACATCCCATCCAAGTGGGAACATAAAAAG ATTATGAAGATTGTCAGAGCCATCAGAAATGGCTGGATAAAGCCAAAGAAAGATGTTAAGTCTGATAAGCCAAGATATTACCTTATCTGGGATAAAGAAGATGTCCAG ctcaCTTTGCGACAAAAAATGCACATCCCTGCACCTAAAATGAAACTACCAG GCCACGAAGAGTCATACAATCCTCCACCGGAGTACTTACCTACAGAGGATGAG ATAGCAGCCTGGGAAGCTATGGATCCTGAAGACAGAACACAGAAATTTCTACCGAAAAA ATATTCAAGCCTGCGTCTTGTTCCTGCTTACAACAAGTTTATCCAGGAAAGATTTGAGCGGTGTCTTGACTTGTATCTTTGTCCAAGACAGAGAAAGATGAGG GCCCGTATAAATCCTGAGGATCTTATACCCAAACTTCCGCGACCAAGAGATCTACAACCATTTCCTTCAACTGAATCCATT GTATACAAGGGTCATACTGGTGCAGTGAGATGTATTTCTGTTGATCCATCAGGACAATGGATGGCTTCAG GTGGTGATGATAAAGTTTTGAAGTTGTGGGAAGTTTGCACAGGACGTTGTCTCAAGACGTTGGAGTGTGGTGGTGCTGTGCACAGTATGGCATGGAACCCAAATTCTTCCCTTACTCTTCTTGCTGTAGCAGT tgaagACAGAGCTGTAATTTTTAATCATCTGCTTGGTGATAAACTTCTGTGTGCAGCCACTGATGAACTTATTGAATCGTATTCTTCAGAAGATTCTTCCCAAG CTGAGCCAAAGGATTCTGGAGTAGAATGGACGCAAGTCTCAGAAGAAAGGCACAAAGAAGGAGAGCGTTTAGCGATAAAACATAGCAAG CCTATTTCACAGATCACGTGGCATGGAAAAGGCGACTACTTTGCGACTGTTGTACCCCAAG GATGCAACAAATCCGTGTTTGTCCATCAGATGACCAAGCGTCGAAGCCAg TGCCCATTCAAGAAAGCCAAAGGTCTCATCCAACGTGTGCTTTTTCACCCAACAAGACCATTCCTGTTTGTAGCT ACTCAACGTTTTATTCGAGTTTACAATCTTACTAAGCAAGAACtcacaaagaaacttgtttcaaATGTGAAGTGGATTTCCAGCATGGCTGTTCATCCCAAAG GAGACAATCTGATTGTGGGAAGCTACGATCGTCGATTGTGTTGGTTTGATATGGACTTATCTACCACACCATACAAGACTTTAAG GAGTCACAAGAAAGCTTTGCGGCAAGTATCGTTTCATCGTCATTATCCTCTTTTCGCATCCGCCAGTGATGATGGCACTGTCATCGTGTGTCATGGAAGAATTTTCAA tgatttgttgcaaaatccatTGATAGTTCCGGTTAAAATTCTCAAAGGTCACGAGGTGCAAGGTGAACTTG GTGTATTGGACTGTCAATTTCATCCAAGTCAACCCTGGATCTTTACTGCTGGGGCGGACCACTTCATTCGACTCTACACATAA